One Gemmatimonadaceae bacterium DNA segment encodes these proteins:
- a CDS encoding Ig-like domain-containing protein, whose translation MNQCRIVRWTTLIILAFSTACGGEATTRQETLPPVSALSIESAPDAMVVGAIAQLAVRVAGANGQTLSGRSVVWSSAGGVVAVSAGGLVTAVQPGIGTVSVSCEGQTASATIRVTPKPIAQLTVTPSEQQLMVGTSFTPTAVALDDSGKVLSGRTFVWSTENAATATVSAGGTVSAVAPGTTRVTAGAEGRTASVVVRVIPIPVAALTIPTPALTLITGQTVTLTAIPRDSLGRALTGRLVTWSSCVPSVASISTGGVVTGVSPGAASITATSEGVSASIPVTVQLPPVASMTITPTSLRMPVGTNASFTATLRDAGGIVLTDRPIAWTVDNPVIATISTSGVVTALVSGSTAVRASVEGRSVTANLTVLIPEVTVQVSPATASLAPGQSLQLLASVHDAITGITLTRPVTWRASSPSVASVNATGLVTALAYGTTVVEATSDARTSASTIRVEPQSASIGLVTGNGQTAPVRTSVPVSPTVVVKDGAGRAVPGVTVTFDVIENTGLVIGSTDVTDANGEASAASWILGATAGSNKLRASVGLSTVTGSPVVFTATGTPTTSTGTTTCCKRCTTGKPCGDSCIALSSTCRTLGGCACYGSNTWSEAILGVRLASVEAPWRRETEPTVPISFFPFHAIWSFGCFDDFLQTVDLSSRA comes from the coding sequence ATGAATCAATGCCGTATTGTTCGTTGGACGACCCTCATCATTCTCGCGTTCAGCACGGCCTGTGGCGGGGAGGCGACCACGCGACAGGAGACACTGCCGCCTGTGTCGGCGCTGAGCATCGAGTCCGCGCCAGACGCCATGGTCGTGGGTGCCATCGCGCAACTCGCGGTGCGTGTCGCTGGGGCCAACGGGCAAACACTTAGCGGTCGTTCGGTTGTCTGGTCGTCGGCCGGTGGAGTCGTCGCTGTTTCGGCCGGCGGGCTCGTGACGGCTGTGCAACCGGGCATCGGGACCGTATCGGTGAGCTGCGAGGGACAGACGGCGAGTGCCACCATTCGGGTGACGCCCAAACCGATTGCCCAGCTCACCGTCACTCCCTCCGAGCAGCAGCTGATGGTTGGCACGAGCTTTACGCCGACGGCGGTGGCCTTGGACGATAGCGGGAAGGTGCTGTCCGGTCGCACGTTCGTCTGGTCAACCGAAAACGCGGCGACGGCGACGGTTTCGGCCGGAGGCACCGTGAGCGCCGTGGCCCCGGGCACGACGCGAGTTACGGCGGGCGCGGAGGGACGAACCGCCAGCGTCGTAGTACGGGTGATTCCCATTCCCGTCGCGGCGCTCACCATTCCGACGCCCGCACTCACACTGATCACGGGACAGACGGTGACGCTCACTGCGATCCCTCGGGATTCACTCGGACGAGCGCTCACCGGACGCCTCGTCACCTGGAGCAGTTGCGTGCCGAGCGTGGCCTCAATCTCCACAGGTGGTGTCGTCACGGGCGTCTCGCCGGGGGCCGCGAGCATCACGGCGACGAGCGAAGGTGTCTCGGCGTCTATTCCCGTCACGGTTCAGTTGCCGCCGGTGGCGTCCATGACCATTACCCCCACGAGTTTGCGCATGCCCGTTGGGACGAATGCGTCGTTCACGGCAACGCTCCGCGATGCGGGTGGGATTGTGCTCACGGACCGCCCCATCGCGTGGACCGTTGATAACCCGGTGATCGCAACGATCTCCACGTCGGGTGTAGTAACCGCGCTGGTGAGTGGCTCAACCGCGGTGCGCGCGAGCGTTGAGGGCCGAAGCGTCACCGCGAACCTGACGGTGCTTATCCCGGAGGTGACCGTCCAAGTATCGCCGGCCACCGCGAGTCTCGCGCCGGGACAAAGTCTTCAACTCCTGGCGAGCGTACACGATGCCATTACCGGAATCACGCTTACACGGCCGGTCACCTGGCGCGCGTCTTCCCCAAGCGTCGCGAGCGTAAACGCGACCGGACTTGTCACCGCTCTCGCCTACGGTACGACTGTCGTCGAAGCGACGAGTGATGCGCGGACGAGCGCGTCCACCATTCGTGTCGAACCCCAGAGCGCCTCAATCGGACTGGTCACCGGCAATGGCCAAACTGCCCCCGTCAGAACCAGCGTGCCGGTATCCCCCACGGTCGTGGTCAAGGACGGCGCTGGAAGGGCGGTACCAGGCGTGACGGTCACGTTCGACGTCATCGAGAACACCGGGCTCGTGATCGGCAGTACCGACGTGACGGACGCCAACGGCGAAGCGAGCGCGGCCTCGTGGATTCTCGGCGCTACCGCTGGCAGCAACAAACTTCGCGCATCGGTCGGGCTCTCGACCGTTACGGGCAGCCCGGTCGTCTTTACCGCGACGGGTACGCCAACGACATCGACGGGCACCACGACGTGTTGCAAACGCTGCACCACGGGGAAGCCGTGCGGTGATTCCTGTATCGCGCTGTCATCGACCTGTAGGACGCTCGGCGGTTGCGCGTGCTATGGATCCAATACGTGGAGTGAGGCCATTCTCGGTGTGCGCTTGGCGTCAGTCGAAGCGCCCTGGCGTAGGGAAACGGAACCAACGGTTCCGATCAGCTTTTTCCCGTTCCACGCAATCTGGTCATTCGGCTGCTTCGACGACTTCCTGCAGACGGTCGATCTGTCCTCGCGAGCGTAA
- a CDS encoding helix-turn-helix domain-containing protein produces the protein MKALSESSVSARSYPPPGDSPARAPSAAISRRRGQQVPEALAVVSAPVEWHANLQASLGTLTKVHYAKSVADCAALISRTNSIAVLITIPARANDPALDDYRRLRTLFQQTPFIAFYVSGCSDLRALAALAAADVRHVLQSDRLHSAEHVYSALAASESWSLALRVWRQAGITVGDELSTLMLTALRLGHEPLAVPRLALAAQMHERTLRKYCDRHRLPTPQWLIGWARCLIAAYYLEERGRSIQSIADIMHFNSAVLLANHVKRYSGLTASELRRRGPLTTCARQFEEFVRTPTKWTAKRTGD, from the coding sequence ATGAAGGCGCTCTCCGAATCCTCCGTGAGCGCGCGGAGCTATCCGCCGCCGGGCGATTCACCCGCACGCGCGCCGTCGGCAGCGATCTCTCGTCGACGAGGGCAGCAGGTGCCCGAGGCGCTGGCCGTCGTGAGTGCTCCCGTGGAGTGGCACGCCAATCTGCAGGCCAGCCTCGGGACGCTGACGAAGGTGCACTATGCCAAATCGGTGGCGGACTGTGCGGCGTTGATCAGTCGAACGAATTCAATAGCCGTGCTCATCACGATTCCCGCACGAGCCAACGATCCAGCATTGGATGACTACCGCCGCTTGCGGACCCTATTTCAGCAGACACCGTTCATCGCGTTCTATGTGTCCGGCTGCTCAGATCTGCGGGCGTTAGCCGCGCTCGCCGCCGCCGATGTCCGGCACGTCCTGCAGAGTGATCGGTTGCATTCTGCTGAGCATGTGTACTCGGCGCTCGCCGCGAGCGAATCGTGGAGTCTGGCGCTGCGGGTGTGGCGACAGGCCGGCATCACCGTGGGCGATGAACTCTCGACCTTGATGCTGACCGCCCTGCGCCTGGGGCACGAGCCGCTGGCGGTGCCGCGACTCGCGCTTGCCGCGCAAATGCACGAGCGTACGCTTCGCAAATACTGTGATCGGCATCGATTGCCGACGCCGCAGTGGCTTATTGGATGGGCACGATGCTTGATCGCGGCGTACTATCTCGAAGAGCGTGGGCGGTCCATTCAAAGCATCGCCGATATCATGCATTTTAATTCCGCGGTGCTCCTTGCGAATCACGTGAAGCGCTACAGCGGCCTGACGGCGTCAGAGTTGCGTCGTCGTGGGCCGCTGACGACCTGCGCACGTCAATTTGAAGAGTTTGTGCGCACCCCAACGAAGTGGACGGCCAAACGGACAGGCGACTAA
- a CDS encoding tetratricopeptide repeat protein — MPIDRTLLQGASMLAQSALRGSRELPPFPSDLRRLLGAALRELPPQWFEVGRYQNSGIWIELAALIEAAGLFDEAWDLLSAMADVISSHPTARGERSSPSDDLEAATLRSFLWARRGRVSRMAGRLDNAEACYGEALAGPELHARPAFWSDVYPWAWIGRAVLAVERGNYPAARTFALKALDTRVPSGHQAQAHVMLALFDRKRQRHDRALHHLWSAHDLSDNHPVHQAEILVALGEVALQLGDTCAAIRAWRAVLSLNRTPRMVAPAVVGLMDAMASQYQGGDPCGECSSLIARSTWFVQPSESRGDVPRRMASLVGRLCNHESLPALIAGELARHDTVELQLARARLLFTIGETSAAIGLASSLRADAVQLGFHERVFQIDALLANSGIDQSAPTAIGQKRRALTSQVQADLARCFVLDAEAQGERGALV, encoded by the coding sequence TCCGCCCTTCGCGGAAGTCGCGAGCTTCCACCATTTCCGTCCGACTTGAGACGACTGCTCGGCGCTGCCCTGCGTGAGCTACCACCGCAGTGGTTCGAGGTTGGGCGGTATCAAAACAGCGGAATCTGGATCGAGTTGGCGGCACTGATCGAGGCCGCTGGACTTTTTGACGAGGCCTGGGATCTGCTCAGCGCGATGGCCGACGTCATTTCGTCCCACCCGACTGCTCGAGGCGAGCGATCTTCGCCCTCTGATGACCTCGAAGCGGCAACTTTGCGGTCGTTTCTCTGGGCGCGGCGCGGACGCGTCTCCAGAATGGCCGGTCGGCTCGATAACGCCGAAGCATGCTACGGCGAAGCCCTGGCAGGGCCGGAGCTGCACGCACGCCCCGCGTTTTGGTCCGATGTCTATCCGTGGGCTTGGATCGGCCGCGCGGTCCTCGCCGTCGAGCGTGGTAACTATCCGGCGGCGAGGACCTTTGCGCTCAAGGCGTTGGACACTCGGGTGCCATCCGGACATCAGGCGCAAGCGCATGTGATGCTCGCGCTGTTCGACCGCAAACGGCAACGGCATGACCGCGCGCTCCATCACTTGTGGAGCGCGCACGATCTCTCCGACAACCATCCGGTCCACCAAGCGGAGATCCTCGTCGCGCTCGGTGAGGTGGCCTTGCAATTAGGTGACACCTGCGCCGCGATTCGTGCGTGGCGCGCGGTCCTCTCGCTGAATCGTACCCCCCGCATGGTGGCGCCAGCGGTCGTCGGCTTGATGGATGCCATGGCCTCTCAGTATCAGGGTGGCGACCCATGCGGCGAATGCTCCTCGCTCATCGCGCGCAGTACCTGGTTTGTGCAGCCGTCCGAAAGCCGTGGCGACGTGCCACGTCGGATGGCGTCGCTCGTGGGCAGGCTGTGCAATCACGAGTCCTTGCCCGCGCTGATCGCCGGTGAGCTCGCGCGGCACGACACGGTCGAGCTCCAGTTGGCACGAGCGCGCCTCCTTTTTACCATTGGGGAGACGTCGGCGGCGATTGGGCTTGCCTCGAGCCTGCGCGCCGATGCGGTGCAGCTTGGCTTTCATGAGCGCGTCTTTCAGATCGACGCGCTCCTGGCGAACTCCGGCATCGACCAGTCGGCGCCAACGGCGATTGGGCAAAAGCGCCGCGCCTTGACTTCGCAGGTGCAGGCGGATCTGGCACGGTGCTTCGTCCTGGACGCGGAGGCTCAGGGGGAGCGGGGCGCGCTCGTATGA